The following is a genomic window from Deltaproteobacteria bacterium.
CCACGCGGATGCCGTGCGAACCATCATCCAGGAATCCGCCGCGGCGATCGATCAACTCACGGCGTGGGGCGTCGATTTCGCCCGCACGACGCGCGGTGATTTCGATTTGGCCCGCGAAGGCGGTCATGGCGAACGGCGTATCTTGCATGCTGGCGACCGCACCGGCCACTCCATTCAACAAGCGTTACTGGACCGCGCGATGCAGCATCCGCGGATCACCCTCCTCCCGTTGCATAGCGCCGTCGATTTGATCACCAATCGCACGTTGGCGCGCGCGGCACCGCCGGATGAACGCCCCATGCCGACACACGTCTATGGCGCTTATCTCCTCGATCGCGGACGGAACACGGTGAAGACCATCGCGGCCCGCGCAGTCTGTCTGGCCACTGGCGGGGCCGGCAAGGTCTATCTCTACACCACGAACCCCGATGTGGCGTGCGGCGACGGAATCGCGATGGCCTATCGGGCCGGCGCGGCGGTCGCAAATTTAGAATTCATGCAATTTCATCCGACGTGTCTCTTTCATCCCGCGGCGAAGTCGTTCCTGATCTCCGAAGCGGTGCGCGGCGAAGGCGGGCTGCTGCGATTAGTTACCGGCGAACGTTTCATGGCCCGCTACGACGCCCGCGGCGAACTCGCCACGCGCGACATCGTGGCGCGAGCCATCGACGCGGAGTTGAAACATCACGGCCACGACTATGTCGTGCTCGACATCAGCCATCGACCGGCGGACTTTGTTCGCGAACGCTTCCCGTCAATTTATGCCACCTGTCTGCGTTACGGGATCGACATCACCACGCAGCCGATCCCGGTCGTGCCGGCGGCGCACTATTTGTGCGGCGGTGTCGTCACTGATCTCCGCGCGCGTACCAACCTCGATGGGCTGCTGGCCTGCGGCGAAGTGGCCCACACCGGACTGCACGGCGCCAATCGTTTGGCATCCAATTCGCTGCTGGAAGGCATCGTAATGGCCCGGCGCGCCGCTGAAACTGTGCGTTTACGGCTGGCCGCAGCGCGGCCGGCAGAGCCGGAGATCCCGTTGTGGGACGCCGGCGGCGCCACAGACTCCGACGAAAGCGTCGTCATCTCCCACAACTGGGACGAGATTCGGCGCACCATGTGGAACTACGTCGGAATCGTCCGCTCCGACAAACGCTTAGCCCGCGCCGCCGCGCGGCTGGCGTTGTTGCAACAAGAGATTCAAGAATATTACTGGAACTTCACGGTCACGAACGACTTGATCGAACTGCGCAACATCGCGTTAGTCGCCCAACTGATGGTCCAATGCGCCCAACAGCGCCGCGAAAGCCGCGGCCTCCACTACAACCTCACCACCCCCCAAAAACTCCCCACCGCCGCAGACACCGTATTGCGCCGGTTTGCATAACCATGCACCACGCATGCGTGTGAACATTTTATTCCGCAAGGGGCGGGGAAGCGCCCCTCGGGCCGTTCGCCTCGCGTTACGGCGCTCGACTCACTGAGACCTCGCTCGGTCGGGCTTCAACACCATCGTGCTCCCTCGCTCAGACTCGCCCGATGGGCACTCCCCCGCCCCTTACGGAGCCTCTTTCCACTTTGCAAAGTTTTCTCACTTGGCTCGATTGTCTTGCAAGGACTTCACATCAAACAGCTCTTCCGCTCGCTGAAAGTCGAGTTTCCTGAATTGGTGTTTTGCGGGTTGGGGACTGCTCACAATCCATTCGACTGAGAGTTGATTGCCCTCGGGCGGCCATTTAGTTAACCGCACAAAGGGCACGGTGGGCAGTCCTGCAATATCAAATCGTTTTGCCGGCGCTGGGTGCAACACCCCAAAAACCGAACAGTGGTCGTTGAGCAGTGCAGCAAGGAGCAGCGCTGAAATGCTTTGGCGGCACGGCTCGATGGCGCCATTCTTCGGTCTAATGAATACAGATTCTTGTAAGTGAGTGACCTGCGAAAAACACTCCGTGGGTGAATTGATCGGGACGGATAGGAGCGTATCGCTGAGGAGAGCCGCTTGCGCCGCATGACGGCCAAACAAAACGTCACAACCAGGGTGACTGGTCGCAATAGCCAGGATGCGGGGCATAGGCGAATTCTTAAATTGGGGAGCCTTATCGGAAGCTTTTTGTCGAATTTTCGCCGTGCAGAAATTAAAATCGAAAGTTTCGCCGTTGTCTGGAATGTCATTGTTCCAATCCGACGCTCTGACCACGCTCTCTTCTTCAAGAGCCGTCACTTCCACAAGAAACCGGTTCCCGTTTGTTGTGCAAAGAAAATCAGGGCCGCCAGTTCCTCGTGTTTCATGAGGTTCGACCCTATTGCAGTGCGCTTGGAGGAAAGCAAACAGCGCCGCCTCAGCTCTTCCGGACTCAGGAGCAGCTTTATTGCGGTCGTAGTAAGGTTTAGAGAGATTGGGATAGTATTTGCGAAGATAGGCGCCATATAAGTCGACTGCCGCATCAAGGGTGCTTTCTTCCCACATGTTTCGCCTTTACCCCTACGCCATCAAACCCGCAAGAGTAGCGAAGCAGGCGACTGCACTCCTCAACAGATTTTGTCTATAGGAAATGGGCGACACATTCTCCAGCGGGCCGTTAAGGCAACAGAAAGCCGCGTACGCTGAGGTCTTCATTCAGGTCGGGCCAGTGAATGCCGTAGCCGCCCGGGGCTAATTCAAAATGGTCCAGTTGCTGCCGCGACGCCGTTGCCAGACGCGGGTACCACGCCAGCGGAACGGCGATCTCCCGACCGTCGCTCACTTGCACGCGCATGGCATCATCCGTGAATGTCACACGCACAATACTGGGCAAACGACCATTCGTATCGTTGTCTAGATTTGAAGAGAACATCCGACTCCTGCTTGATTTCGTCGAGGTGACGGTTGGTGAGAGCCTTTGTTCTGCACAATTTTTGATAAATTTCTCCCACCACCATTTCGACAGAATGAATGCTCCAGGGGTAGTAAGAATTGAAAGATATGCGAAAAGCGCAATCGTATCACCATCACCAGCCAAATCCCCAGTTTCTCCGATTGCTCCTAAGATGCCTAATCCAAAAAGAAGTAGCGGTAGCCACAGAACATAAACCCCAACCAACGTAAAATACTCTTTCATAAGGAATCCCCTCCTATCGATGACCAATCGATGACCAAGGGGAAAAATTGGGCCCCGGAAGGGGCGGGGGCGTGACCCTCGGGCGAGTCTGAGCGGGTAAGGACGCCATCGCGCAGCGATGGCCTGGTCCGCGGCAGTCATGTCGGAAACGCAACGCGTTTCCGTCCTTTGTTCAGAGCACTATGGTGTTGAAGCTCGACCGAGCGAGGTCTCAGTGAGCCGAGCGCCGTAACGCGAGGCGAGCGGCCAGAGGGCCACACCCCCGCCCCTTCCGGGGCACCGACTCTTCCAACGAGATTTCCCTTTGTTCCGACTACACATTCTCCAACGGGCCGTTGTAGTCGATGGCTTCTTTGCGCGAGAGGCGGATCTTGCCGCTCTTGCCGTCGATCTCGAGGACCTTCACTACCAACTCATCCCCCTCTTTCAACACCTCCGACACTTCCTTGATCCGCTTCTCGGAAATTTGCGAGATATGCAGCAGGCCATCGGTGCCCGGCAGGATTTCGATGAACGCACCGAACTCGACAATCTTTTGCACGATGCCGCGATAGAACTTGCCAACTTCCGGCGTCGCCGTCACCGACTTCACCATCTTCATCGCGCGCTCGCCCGCGTCTTGATCCACGGCGGCGATCCGCACCGTGCCGTCTTCTTCTACGTCGATCTTCGCCCCCGTCTGTTCCTGGATGCTGCGGATCATCTTGCCGCCCGGGCCGATCAGCGCGCCGATCTTTTCTTTGTCGATCTGCACGGTGCAAATCTTCGGCGCGTAGGTCGAGAGTTCCGGCCGCGGTGCGGCGAGGACCTTGTTCATTTCGCCGAGGATATGCAGTCGGGCCTGCCGCGCTTGCGCCAGCGCCTCGCGCAGGATGGTTTCGGTCAGTCCGGCGATCTTGATGTCCATTTGCAGCGCGGTCACGCCGTATTGGGTGCCTGCAACTTTGAAGTCCATATCGCCGAGATGGTCTTCGTCGCCGAGGATGTCGGAGAGAATTGCATAGCGGCCTTGCTCTAAGATCAGGCCCATCGCGACGCCGGCGACCGGCGCCTTCACCGGCACGCCGCCGTCCATCAACGCGAGGCTGGCGCCGCAGACCGTGGCCATCGAGGAAGAGCCGTTCGATTCGAGGACTTCCGAAACGACGCGGATCGTGTACGGAAATGCGTCTTCCGTGGGGAGGATCGCTTTCACCGCACGTTCCGCCAACGCGCCGTGGCCGATTTCACGGCGGCTGGGGCTGCGCAATGGCTTGGTTTCACCGACGCAAAACGGCGGAAAATTATAGTGGAGCATGAAGCGTTTGAAATATTCGCCGGTGATGTTGTCGATGAGCTGTTGATCGTCCGACGTGCCGAGCGTGGTCGTGGCCAACGCTTGGGTCTCGCCGCGGGTAAAGAGCGCGGAGCCGTGGGTCCGTGGCAGCAAACCAACGCCG
Proteins encoded in this region:
- a CDS encoding DUF2442 domain-containing protein; translated protein: MFSSNLDNDTNGRLPSIVRVTFTDDAMRVQVSDGREIAVPLAWYPRLATASRQQLDHFELAPGGYGIHWPDLNEDLSVRGFLLP
- the pnp gene encoding polyribonucleotide nucleotidyltransferase, which produces MTYRVETTFAGRPLTIETGLMAKQAHGAVTVRYGDTIVLVTACGKETPRVGCDFLPLTVDYIEKTFAAGKIPGGFFKREGRPTEQEILTSRFIDRPIRPLFPESWHKDIQIMATVLSCDAENDADILAMTGTSAALLLSPIPFLGPIAGVSVGRINGQLICNPTPSQMAESDLDLIVAGSRDAIVMVEGGAKEVPEEEMLRAILFAHQQMQVLLDLQEDLQRQCGKPKWAVTEDTTTAALTDQVRTTAQGKVKEALTIANKQTRYERLGQIATELKTALVPTDDTTGLAQQVDAAYEGLKSTQMRQMILQEGRRIDGRTTTDVRPISIGVGLLPRTHGSALFTRGETQALATTTLGTSDDQQLIDNITGEYFKRFMLHYNFPPFCVGETKPLRSPSRREIGHGALAERAVKAILPTEDAFPYTIRVVSEVLESNGSSSMATVCGASLALMDGGVPVKAPVAGVAMGLILEQGRYAILSDILGDEDHLGDMDFKVAGTQYGVTALQMDIKIAGLTETILREALAQARQARLHILGEMNKVLAAPRPELSTYAPKICTVQIDKEKIGALIGPGGKMIRSIQEQTGAKIDVEEDGTVRIAAVDQDAGERAMKMVKSVTATPEVGKFYRGIVQKIVEFGAFIEILPGTDGLLHISQISEKRIKEVSEVLKEGDELVVKVLEIDGKSGKIRLSRKEAIDYNGPLENV
- the nadB gene encoding L-aspartate oxidase: MPHRSIIHTDLLVLGSGVAGLSLALSVADQMRVVVAAKCAAAETNTNYAQGGIAAALAGEAAITGHIRDTCESGDGLCHADAVRTIIQESAAAIDQLTAWGVDFARTTRGDFDLAREGGHGERRILHAGDRTGHSIQQALLDRAMQHPRITLLPLHSAVDLITNRTLARAAPPDERPMPTHVYGAYLLDRGRNTVKTIAARAVCLATGGAGKVYLYTTNPDVACGDGIAMAYRAGAAVANLEFMQFHPTCLFHPAAKSFLISEAVRGEGGLLRLVTGERFMARYDARGELATRDIVARAIDAELKHHGHDYVVLDISHRPADFVRERFPSIYATCLRYGIDITTQPIPVVPAAHYLCGGVVTDLRARTNLDGLLACGEVAHTGLHGANRLASNSLLEGIVMARRAAETVRLRLAAARPAEPEIPLWDAGGATDSDESVVISHNWDEIRRTMWNYVGIVRSDKRLARAAARLALLQQEIQEYYWNFTVTNDLIELRNIALVAQLMVQCAQQRRESRGLHYNLTTPQKLPTAADTVLRRFA